The following proteins come from a genomic window of Pseudomonas sp. MAG733B:
- a CDS encoding hydroxyquinol 1,2-dioxygenase has product MAMLETAADTALFADDELKMSAPHAVTGYRSFELGAFELSRDEYFARITWPAKGQTRSHLIPVDAFLRAMMRDVAWGFFYGWVNFDQVIGTRNYYGKVDLYAGTFNGTLKAAGVNYTENFETPLIMATFKAILRDWTNATFDPFAAPEETGSAFGRKNGDNIEAIERFRIATKRMPGLPDDSPLRNDLPVNRQFIDVPQDEPEIHAAEGFEGELHAFNLHKYLSRSDVTWNPSVTSVCKASLFCPTTEEFILPVFHGNDRVEWFLQMSDEIIWDVGDKDDGNPRARITMRAGDICAMPADIRHQGYSTKRSMLLVWENATPNLPQRYESGELKPYPIEF; this is encoded by the coding sequence ATGGCCATGCTTGAAACCGCTGCCGATACCGCCCTGTTTGCCGACGATGAACTCAAGATGAGCGCACCTCATGCCGTCACCGGCTACCGCTCCTTCGAACTCGGCGCCTTCGAACTGTCGCGCGACGAGTATTTCGCCCGCATCACCTGGCCCGCCAAAGGCCAGACCCGCTCGCACCTGATTCCGGTCGACGCCTTCCTGCGCGCCATGATGCGCGACGTGGCCTGGGGCTTTTTCTACGGCTGGGTCAACTTCGACCAGGTCATCGGCACCCGCAATTACTACGGCAAAGTCGACCTCTACGCCGGCACCTTCAATGGCACGCTCAAGGCTGCCGGCGTCAACTACACCGAAAACTTCGAAACGCCGCTGATCATGGCCACGTTCAAGGCCATCCTGCGCGACTGGACCAACGCCACGTTCGACCCGTTCGCCGCGCCGGAAGAAACCGGCAGCGCGTTCGGCCGCAAGAACGGCGACAACATCGAAGCCATCGAACGCTTCCGCATCGCCACCAAACGCATGCCGGGCCTGCCGGATGATTCACCGCTGCGCAACGATCTGCCGGTCAATCGCCAGTTCATCGACGTGCCGCAGGACGAGCCGGAAATCCACGCCGCCGAAGGTTTCGAAGGTGAACTGCATGCCTTCAACCTGCACAAGTACCTGTCGCGTTCCGACGTGACCTGGAACCCGTCGGTGACCTCGGTGTGCAAGGCCAGCCTGTTCTGCCCGACCACCGAAGAATTCATCCTGCCGGTGTTCCATGGCAATGACCGGGTCGAGTGGTTCCTGCAAATGTCCGACGAGATCATCTGGGACGTCGGCGACAAGGACGACGGCAATCCCCGCGCCCGCATCACCATGCGTGCCGGCGACATCTGCGCCATGCCGGCGGACATCCGCCACCAGGGTTACTCGACCAAACGCTCGATGCTGCTGGTCTGGGAAAACGCCACGCCGAACCTGCCGCAACGCTACGAAAGCGGCGAGCTCAAGCCGTACCCGATCGAGTTCTAA
- a CDS encoding hydroxyquinol 1,2-dioxygenase, with protein sequence MSSAAIETVFGSLDNYSKGSVEIISGQASHYAFSNIFEVAEKSLPYEKVIVGLNLGYVIETLRAEGQSPWYTAAHDEFAIVMDGEVRVDFLKLDSPLKAGEGTQLAGDLPAGKPMGYVLLKRGHQCLLPVGTAYRFEASRPGVILQQTIKGPLSVEKWADICFK encoded by the coding sequence ATGAGTAGCGCGGCAATCGAAACAGTCTTCGGCTCGCTGGACAACTACAGCAAAGGCTCGGTCGAGATCATCAGCGGCCAGGCCAGCCACTACGCCTTTTCGAACATTTTCGAAGTGGCGGAAAAATCCCTTCCTTACGAAAAAGTCATCGTCGGCCTCAACCTCGGCTACGTGATTGAAACCCTGCGCGCCGAAGGCCAATCGCCTTGGTACACCGCAGCGCACGACGAGTTCGCCATCGTCATGGACGGCGAAGTGCGGGTGGACTTCCTCAAGCTTGATTCGCCGCTCAAGGCAGGCGAGGGCACGCAACTGGCCGGTGATCTGCCGGCGGGCAAGCCAATGGGTTACGTGCTGCTCAAGCGCGGCCATCAATGCCTGTTGCCGGTGGGCACGGCGTATCGCTTCGAAGCCAGTCGCCCGGGCGTGATTCTGCAGCAGACCATCAAAGGCCCGTTGTCGGTCGAGAAGTGGGCAGACATCTGCTTCAAGTGA
- a CDS encoding LysR family transcriptional regulator yields MDRLLSVEAFVRVAETGNFAKAAQQLGVTRSVITHRIQQLEQFINAPLFHRSTRHVRLSEVGETYYKECADMVAGFNSLTEHMRELRAKPTGKLRVQMLPGFAIGHFGRMLAEFTRLYPDIEVDVIVNDRVVDPIEEGFDVAFQMFPPMAETLIERKLFSVRRLFCMSPDYASEFGVPTHPQELLQHKIALYEGYPSRNRWIFTRDDEQVELSLPGQVRSNSVHLLRDYAQTGVCIVCLPTLVASDDLLSGRLIPVLPEYALSSFNFSAVYPATQRRALKVRTLIDFLVENFGDEPCWDKPLLERGWVR; encoded by the coding sequence ATGGATCGTTTACTCAGTGTCGAAGCCTTTGTGCGGGTGGCCGAGACTGGCAACTTCGCCAAGGCCGCCCAGCAATTGGGCGTGACCCGTTCGGTGATCACTCACCGTATCCAGCAACTGGAACAGTTCATCAACGCGCCGCTGTTCCATCGCAGCACCCGGCATGTGCGGCTCTCCGAAGTGGGCGAGACCTACTACAAGGAATGCGCCGACATGGTCGCGGGCTTCAACTCGCTGACCGAGCACATGCGCGAACTACGCGCCAAACCCACCGGCAAACTGCGCGTACAGATGCTGCCGGGGTTTGCCATCGGTCACTTCGGCCGAATGCTCGCCGAGTTCACCCGGTTGTATCCGGACATCGAAGTCGACGTGATCGTCAACGACCGCGTGGTCGACCCCATCGAAGAAGGCTTCGACGTGGCGTTCCAGATGTTCCCGCCCATGGCCGAAACCCTGATCGAGCGCAAACTGTTCAGCGTGCGCCGCTTGTTCTGCATGTCCCCCGATTACGCCAGCGAGTTCGGCGTGCCGACCCATCCCCAGGAACTGCTGCAACACAAGATCGCCCTGTACGAGGGCTATCCGTCGCGCAACCGCTGGATCTTCACCCGTGACGACGAGCAAGTGGAGCTGAGCCTACCGGGCCAGGTACGTTCGAACTCGGTGCATTTGTTGCGCGATTACGCGCAGACCGGGGTGTGCATTGTCTGCCTGCCGACCCTGGTAGCCAGCGATGATTTGCTCAGTGGCCGATTGATTCCAGTGCTGCCGGAGTACGCGTTGTCTTCCTTCAATTTCTCGGCGGTGTACCCCGCGACCCAGCGCCGGGCCTTGAAAGTGCGCACGTTGATCGACTTTCTGGTGGAGAACTTCGGCGATGAGCCATGCTGGGACAAGCCGTTGCTGGAGCGGGGTTGGGTACGCTGA
- a CDS encoding branched-chain amino acid ABC transporter permease, which yields MNALNNPAPVYRVQRTTTSSTIGLSLLGLCVLILLSAPLWADRASLRLVVEFAYYLALAQMWNLLAGYAGMVSVGQQAFVGLGGYLLFMLATQFGVPPLFAVLLSGVLVALLAIPTALIVFRLRGAYFAIGTWVVAEVFRLGLAQMSSLGGGSGQSLPAAIVRQIGNDRDGRETLIYFTALAIAIGAVAVVYFLLRSRQGLALASIRDSEPASGSLGVDTFRTKLMVYVLAAGCTGVVGALIFLQKLRISPDAAFNLQDWTAVVIFIVIIGGIGTLEGPLIGTLIYFVLRGCLAQYGAVYMIILGVVAVVMMLKAPQGVWGLISERLGWQVFPMQRRLSIQNAR from the coding sequence ATGAATGCCTTGAACAATCCCGCGCCGGTTTATCGCGTACAACGCACGACCACCAGCAGCACCATCGGCTTGTCGTTGCTGGGCTTGTGCGTGTTGATTTTGCTCAGCGCACCCTTGTGGGCGGACCGTGCGAGCCTGCGGCTGGTGGTGGAGTTCGCCTATTACCTGGCGTTGGCGCAAATGTGGAATTTGCTGGCGGGCTACGCCGGCATGGTCTCGGTAGGGCAACAGGCGTTCGTTGGCTTGGGCGGTTATCTGTTGTTCATGTTGGCGACCCAGTTCGGCGTACCGCCATTGTTCGCGGTTCTGCTTTCCGGGGTGCTGGTCGCGTTGCTGGCGATTCCCACGGCGTTGATCGTGTTTCGCCTGCGTGGCGCCTACTTCGCCATCGGCACGTGGGTGGTGGCGGAGGTGTTCCGTTTGGGGCTGGCGCAGATGAGCAGCCTGGGCGGCGGATCGGGGCAAAGCTTGCCGGCGGCGATTGTGCGGCAGATCGGCAACGACCGGGACGGGCGCGAAACGCTGATCTATTTCACCGCACTGGCCATCGCCATCGGCGCCGTGGCAGTGGTGTACTTTTTGTTGCGCTCGCGACAAGGGCTGGCCCTGGCGTCGATTCGTGATTCGGAACCGGCATCCGGCAGCCTCGGGGTCGATACGTTCCGCACCAAACTGATGGTCTACGTACTGGCCGCCGGTTGCACCGGTGTGGTCGGGGCGTTGATCTTCCTGCAAAAACTGCGGATTTCCCCGGATGCGGCGTTCAACCTGCAGGACTGGACGGCCGTGGTGATCTTCATCGTGATCATCGGCGGCATCGGCACCCTCGAAGGCCCGTTGATCGGCACGTTGATCTACTTCGTGTTGCGCGGCTGCCTGGCGCAATACGGCGCGGTGTACATGATCATCCTTGGCGTGGTCGCGGTGGTGATGATGCTCAAGGCGCCGCAAGGAGTGTGGGGACTGATCAGCGAACGCCTGGGCTGGCAGGTTTTCCCGATGCAGCGGCGGTTGTCGATTCAAAACGCTCGGTAG
- a CDS encoding branched-chain amino acid ABC transporter permease translates to MEWLNTLLQGVLLGGLYAMFAVGLSLMFGIMRLVNIAHGDFIVLASYLALMVVNHLGFSPLASLLIVVPLMFCFGYLLQRLLLNRTLGTDILPPLLVTFGLSIIVQNVLLEFFSADSQKLSQGDLEVASVGIGSLSVGVMPLIVFGSALLIIGGLQLLFYKTSLGRAFRATSDDQHTARLMGVNNAHIFGLAMALAMAVVSIAGVFLAIRTSFDPTVGPARLLYGFEAVIIGGLGSLWGTLAGGVILGVAQAVGAKIDPGWQILAGHLVFLLILVVRPRGLFPRSVD, encoded by the coding sequence ATGGAATGGCTCAATACTTTGCTTCAAGGCGTGTTGCTCGGTGGCCTGTACGCGATGTTCGCGGTGGGGCTATCGCTGATGTTCGGCATCATGCGCCTGGTCAACATCGCCCATGGCGACTTCATCGTGCTGGCGTCGTACCTGGCGCTGATGGTGGTCAACCATCTGGGCTTCAGTCCGCTGGCGAGTCTGCTGATCGTGGTGCCGCTGATGTTCTGCTTTGGCTACCTGCTGCAACGGCTGCTGCTCAACCGCACGCTGGGCACGGACATCCTGCCGCCGCTGCTGGTGACGTTCGGCCTGTCGATCATCGTGCAGAACGTACTGTTGGAATTCTTCAGCGCCGATAGCCAGAAGCTGTCCCAGGGTGATCTTGAGGTGGCGAGTGTCGGCATCGGCAGCCTGAGCGTCGGCGTGATGCCGCTGATCGTGTTTGGCAGCGCGTTGTTGATCATCGGCGGCCTGCAACTGTTGTTCTACAAAACCTCGTTGGGCCGAGCGTTTCGCGCTACCTCCGATGACCAGCACACCGCACGGCTGATGGGCGTCAACAACGCGCACATTTTCGGCTTGGCGATGGCGCTGGCGATGGCCGTGGTGTCGATTGCCGGGGTGTTCCTGGCGATCCGCACCAGTTTCGACCCGACTGTCGGACCGGCGCGGCTGTTGTACGGTTTCGAGGCGGTGATCATCGGTGGTCTGGGCAGCCTGTGGGGCACGCTGGCGGGTGGAGTGATTCTTGGCGTCGCGCAGGCCGTGGGCGCGAAAATCGATCCCGGTTGGCAAATCCTCGCCGGTCACCTTGTGTTTCTGCTGATCCTGGTCGTGCGTCCGCGTGGCCTGTTTCCCCGGAGTGTCGACTGA
- a CDS encoding ABC transporter ATP-binding protein, with translation MLTIEKLCAGYGDFQALFDISLTLEAGETVAIIGSNGAGKSTFLRSLAGLIKNQPSAISFKGQAIGDMPANQVLERGIALVPEGRKLFPSLSVEENLLIGAYSKRPGPWTLKRIYQLFPVLEQLRKRPGTALSGGQQQMVAIGRGLMANPHLLLCDEISLGLAPTTIKDIYAALPSIKADGTTVILVEQDINQALSVCDRFYCFQEGRVSLTGRAGDADKAQIKAAYFGI, from the coding sequence ATGCTGACCATCGAAAAACTCTGCGCCGGCTATGGCGATTTTCAAGCGCTGTTCGACATCAGCCTGACCCTTGAGGCCGGTGAAACCGTGGCGATCATCGGTTCCAACGGCGCGGGAAAATCGACCTTCCTGCGCTCGCTGGCGGGGCTGATCAAGAACCAGCCGAGCGCCATTTCTTTCAAGGGGCAGGCGATTGGCGACATGCCTGCCAATCAGGTGCTGGAGCGCGGCATCGCCCTGGTGCCGGAGGGCCGCAAGCTGTTTCCGTCGTTGAGCGTCGAAGAAAACCTGCTGATCGGCGCCTACAGCAAACGCCCGGGACCGTGGACGCTCAAGCGCATCTATCAGCTGTTCCCTGTGCTGGAACAACTGCGCAAACGCCCCGGCACGGCGCTGTCCGGCGGCCAGCAGCAGATGGTTGCGATTGGCCGTGGCCTGATGGCCAACCCGCACTTGCTGCTGTGTGACGAAATCAGCCTGGGCCTGGCGCCGACGACGATCAAGGACATCTACGCCGCGTTGCCTTCGATCAAGGCCGACGGCACCACGGTGATTCTCGTCGAGCAGGACATCAATCAGGCACTGAGTGTGTGCGACCGCTTCTATTGCTTCCAGGAAGGGCGCGTGTCCCTGACCGGGCGCGCTGGGGACGCGGACAAAGCACAAATCAAAGCCGCGTATTTCGGGATCTAG
- a CDS encoding ABC transporter ATP-binding protein, with protein MQQPLLQMTDVHKSYGQVKVTDAIDLTLQPGEALGIIGPNGAGKSTLFNLIAGGVAADKGTIHFEGRDVTRVPVFKRCQQGIGRSHQIPHPFVKMTVFENLLVGATFGARLRDKEASQWCAQTLELTGLMRKANVLAGSLTLLDRKRLEMARALSTQPRLLLLDEIAGGLTEPECLALVETIQGIHKSGVAIIWIEHIVHALLAVVSRLTVINFGAKLAEGEPRSVMADPRVQDIYMGIGS; from the coding sequence ATGCAACAACCACTTCTGCAAATGACCGATGTGCACAAAAGCTACGGCCAGGTGAAGGTCACGGACGCCATCGACCTGACCCTGCAACCGGGCGAAGCACTGGGCATCATCGGCCCCAACGGTGCGGGTAAAAGCACGCTGTTCAACCTGATCGCCGGTGGCGTGGCGGCGGACAAAGGCACGATTCATTTTGAAGGCCGCGATGTTACCCGCGTGCCGGTGTTCAAGCGCTGCCAGCAAGGCATTGGCCGTTCCCACCAGATCCCGCACCCGTTCGTGAAAATGACCGTGTTCGAGAACCTGCTGGTGGGCGCGACCTTCGGTGCGCGGCTGCGGGACAAGGAGGCCAGCCAATGGTGCGCGCAGACGCTGGAACTCACCGGCCTGATGCGCAAGGCGAATGTGCTGGCCGGTTCGCTGACCTTGCTCGACCGCAAACGCCTGGAAATGGCCAGGGCCTTGTCGACTCAACCGCGTTTGCTGTTGCTCGATGAAATCGCCGGTGGCCTGACGGAACCGGAGTGCCTGGCACTGGTGGAAACCATTCAGGGCATCCACAAATCCGGCGTCGCGATCATCTGGATCGAGCACATCGTGCACGCGTTGCTGGCGGTGGTCAGTCGCCTGACGGTGATCAACTTCGGCGCCAAACTGGCCGAAGGCGAGCCGCGCAGCGTCATGGCCGACCCTCGGGTGCAGGACATCTATATGGGCATCGGGAGCTGA
- a CDS encoding ABC transporter substrate-binding protein, protein MTDNNDNNLFGRNFSRRDFLRSTGVAAGGVALASMPFTFAIGSERVIKLGYVSPQTGPLAPFAAADNYIIESLKQVLKNTINVGGKAYRLEVIVKDSQSNPNRAAEVASELILSDQVDLMLVSSTPETTNPVSDQCEINEIPCISTVAPWQPWFFTRGGKPDQGFEWTYHFFWGLEDVIGAYSSMWGAMPSNKVVGGLFPNDGDGNAWGDQKLGFPPVLAQKGFQLVDPGRFQSLTDDFSAQIAAFKKADVEIVTGVVIPPDLSTFWTQARQQGFKPKAVSVGKALLFPTAVEALGKAGNNLSTEIWWSPTHPFSSSLTGASAGQLAQGFTQATGKQWTQPLGFVHALFELAVDILKRTEEVGDAHAVRDALLKTNLNTVVGPINWTGGPVKNVAKTPLVSGQWRLGQDNKYDLIITSNATAPAIPLGGEMQAITY, encoded by the coding sequence ATGACAGACAACAACGATAACAACCTGTTTGGCCGTAATTTCTCCCGCCGCGATTTCCTGCGCAGCACCGGCGTTGCGGCCGGTGGCGTGGCACTGGCGAGCATGCCGTTCACCTTCGCCATCGGCAGTGAGCGGGTGATCAAGCTCGGCTATGTCAGCCCGCAAACCGGGCCGTTGGCGCCGTTCGCGGCGGCCGACAACTACATCATCGAATCGCTCAAGCAAGTGCTGAAGAACACGATCAACGTTGGCGGCAAGGCCTATCGCCTGGAAGTCATCGTCAAGGACAGCCAGTCCAACCCCAACCGCGCGGCGGAAGTGGCGAGCGAGCTGATTCTGTCGGATCAGGTCGACCTGATGCTGGTGTCGTCGACGCCGGAAACCACCAACCCGGTGTCCGACCAGTGCGAAATCAACGAGATTCCCTGCATCTCCACCGTCGCCCCGTGGCAGCCGTGGTTCTTCACCCGTGGCGGTAAACCGGATCAAGGCTTCGAGTGGACTTACCACTTCTTCTGGGGACTGGAAGATGTGATCGGCGCTTACAGCTCGATGTGGGGCGCGATGCCGTCGAACAAAGTCGTCGGCGGTCTGTTTCCCAACGATGGCGACGGCAATGCCTGGGGCGACCAGAAGCTTGGTTTCCCGCCGGTGCTGGCGCAAAAGGGTTTCCAACTGGTCGACCCCGGCCGCTTCCAGAGCCTGACCGACGATTTCTCCGCACAGATTGCCGCATTCAAGAAGGCCGATGTCGAGATCGTCACCGGTGTGGTGATTCCACCGGATCTGAGCACGTTCTGGACCCAGGCTCGCCAGCAAGGCTTCAAGCCCAAAGCGGTGTCGGTGGGCAAGGCGCTGCTGTTCCCGACCGCCGTCGAGGCGTTGGGTAAGGCCGGTAACAACCTGTCGACCGAAATCTGGTGGAGCCCGACCCACCCGTTCAGTTCATCGTTGACCGGCGCCAGTGCCGGGCAACTGGCTCAGGGTTTCACCCAGGCCACCGGCAAGCAGTGGACGCAACCGCTGGGCTTCGTGCATGCCTTGTTCGAACTGGCGGTGGACATCCTCAAGCGCACCGAGGAAGTCGGTGATGCACACGCGGTTCGCGATGCCTTGCTCAAGACCAACCTCAACACCGTGGTCGGGCCGATCAACTGGACCGGTGGACCGGTGAAAAACGTCGCCAAGACCCCGCTGGTCAGCGGCCAGTGGCGCTTGGGTCAGGACAACAAATACGACCTGATCATCACCAGCAATGCCACCGCGCCGGCGATTCCGTTGGGCGGCGAGATGCAGGCCATTACGTATTGA
- a CDS encoding outer membrane beta-barrel protein yields the protein MSIRAWVCAATLVAPVLGAGVLFPSVALAADDPMGSLVRSVFGDSLEREHGIKVYGWAQAGVIYNNNGTDDVSKQSFFNTDEGVNLNQFALAVEKKPKSNVIGRVGPFPGPMPQEADWGFNVTALYGKDARYFKTYGWDEDLSVNRDNKAEDPAFTVAQAYVNFYFPVLGGSELMVGIFHTPLENEIGFALPSPAPTDFYSHTYSFMHGPAKHAGALYSFKLPSAPGESMLGFELGVVQGWNNLQDPNHDPDVIANVRWRSADFTTWIDWENIYGNGAGDSFAECSCGSPLPAGTKDDDYKRLASYLTLSQVLDPNNRVALELNYGTQEQGAFAGFANKNDATWYGTDINWYHKLSENLMWNSRAEWFYTDAPVHVMMANIDPNTGIPDPTWGSFYGVTTNLAWMPTPNVRLRPELRYDIHSGPGRDAYADGQKDKQVVASFDVSLFF from the coding sequence ATGAGTATTCGTGCATGGGTTTGCGCAGCAACCCTGGTCGCGCCCGTTCTGGGTGCCGGCGTTTTGTTTCCCTCTGTGGCGCTGGCGGCAGACGATCCCATGGGTTCGCTGGTGCGCAGCGTGTTCGGCGACAGCCTTGAGCGTGAACACGGGATTAAAGTCTACGGCTGGGCGCAGGCCGGTGTGATCTATAACAACAACGGCACGGATGACGTCAGCAAGCAGAGCTTTTTCAACACCGACGAAGGCGTGAACCTCAACCAGTTCGCCCTGGCCGTGGAAAAGAAACCCAAGAGCAATGTGATCGGCCGCGTGGGGCCGTTTCCCGGTCCGATGCCGCAAGAGGCTGACTGGGGTTTCAACGTCACCGCGCTGTACGGCAAGGATGCGCGCTACTTCAAGACCTATGGTTGGGACGAAGACCTGAGCGTCAACCGCGACAACAAGGCTGAAGATCCGGCATTCACCGTTGCCCAGGCCTACGTCAATTTCTACTTCCCGGTGCTTGGCGGTTCGGAGCTGATGGTCGGGATTTTCCACACGCCGCTGGAGAACGAAATCGGCTTTGCCTTGCCGTCACCCGCACCGACTGACTTCTACTCGCACACCTATTCCTTCATGCACGGCCCGGCCAAACATGCCGGCGCGTTGTACTCGTTCAAACTGCCGTCGGCGCCCGGCGAAAGCATGCTCGGCTTCGAACTGGGCGTGGTGCAGGGCTGGAACAACCTGCAAGACCCCAACCACGACCCGGACGTGATCGCCAACGTGCGCTGGCGCTCGGCGGACTTCACCACTTGGATCGATTGGGAAAACATCTACGGCAACGGCGCCGGCGACAGCTTTGCCGAATGCAGTTGCGGCTCACCGCTGCCGGCGGGCACCAAGGACGATGACTACAAACGCCTGGCGTCGTACCTGACCCTGTCGCAAGTGCTCGACCCGAACAACCGCGTGGCGCTGGAGTTGAACTACGGCACCCAGGAGCAGGGCGCGTTCGCCGGTTTCGCCAACAAGAACGATGCGACCTGGTACGGCACCGACATCAACTGGTATCACAAACTCAGTGAAAACCTGATGTGGAACAGCCGCGCCGAATGGTTCTACACCGATGCGCCGGTCCACGTGATGATGGCCAATATCGACCCGAACACCGGCATTCCGGACCCGACCTGGGGCAGCTTCTACGGCGTGACCACCAACCTGGCCTGGATGCCGACACCCAACGTGCGCCTGCGTCCGGAACTGCGCTACGACATTCATTCCGGCCCCGGTCGCGATGCCTACGCCGATGGGCAAAAGGATAAGCAGGTCGTCGCGTCCTTCGACGTCAGCTTGTTCTTTTAA
- a CDS encoding IS110 family transposase codes for MNNVTIVAIDLGKHTFHLHAQDDRGHELYHKKFNRAGLARHLANLEPCTVVMEACGGAHYMAREAAKWGHMPRLIAPHLVRPYVKSNKNDFADAMAICEAASRPTMRFVSPKTEAQQALAMLNSVRESYIKERTATVNRIHAGLLEVGISLSPGFHSIKELPALLEECSFSALIKQILLGLHAHFNYLDGQVKALDKQVERQAAEDDLASRLMTIPCVGPITSSVLAAELGNGQQFKCGRDYSASIGLVPKQHSTGGKTVLLGISKRGDRNQRRLLIQCARVYLMGLERQTGALADWVRQLLARHHSNRVVCALANKLARIAWSIAAHHDEFKAGSSAMNA; via the coding sequence ATGAACAACGTAACTATTGTCGCTATCGATCTAGGGAAACATACCTTCCATCTGCATGCTCAAGATGATCGCGGTCATGAGCTCTACCACAAGAAATTCAATCGCGCGGGACTGGCCAGGCACTTGGCCAACCTTGAACCGTGCACGGTGGTGATGGAAGCCTGTGGCGGCGCCCACTATATGGCACGAGAAGCAGCAAAATGGGGGCATATGCCCAGGCTCATAGCGCCTCATCTCGTGCGTCCTTATGTAAAAAGCAACAAGAACGACTTCGCCGATGCCATGGCGATTTGCGAGGCGGCGAGCCGCCCGACCATGCGTTTTGTGTCCCCGAAAACCGAAGCGCAACAAGCGCTGGCCATGCTCAACTCAGTGCGCGAGTCCTACATCAAGGAGCGCACCGCTACGGTCAATCGGATTCACGCCGGCCTGTTGGAGGTCGGTATCAGCCTGTCCCCAGGCTTTCACTCCATCAAAGAACTGCCAGCGCTGCTGGAGGAATGCTCATTTTCTGCGCTGATCAAACAAATCCTGCTGGGACTGCATGCGCACTTCAACTACCTGGACGGGCAGGTCAAGGCGCTGGACAAGCAGGTTGAACGCCAAGCCGCTGAAGATGATCTGGCTTCTCGCCTGATGACGATACCTTGCGTAGGCCCGATCACCTCCAGCGTCCTGGCTGCGGAGTTGGGCAACGGCCAGCAGTTCAAGTGCGGTCGAGACTATTCAGCCTCGATTGGGCTGGTGCCCAAACAACATTCCACCGGTGGCAAGACCGTACTTTTGGGTATCAGCAAACGCGGTGACCGAAATCAAAGGCGACTGCTCATTCAATGCGCCCGTGTGTATCTGATGGGGCTGGAACGACAGACAGGAGCGCTAGCCGATTGGGTTCGCCAGCTACTGGCTCGCCATCATTCCAACCGTGTGGTCTGCGCCCTGGCCAACAAACTGGCAAGAATCGCCTGGTCGATCGCCGCTCACCATGATGAATTCAAGGCGGGGTCAAGCGCGATGAACGCTTGA